From a single Scomber japonicus isolate fScoJap1 chromosome 12, fScoJap1.pri, whole genome shotgun sequence genomic region:
- the LOC128369084 gene encoding histamine H3 receptor-like: MSEEISDSNSTGYYFDNASTRVHSSFAFSGPVFVILMVMMVTLVIVIVMGNALVIFAFKVDKSLRKQCNYYFLNLAISDFLVGAFCIPVYIPYIITGRWTLGRGLCKLWLVIDYLLCSASAFNIVLISYDRFLSVTRAVSYRARQSMTHQAIIKMIAVWVLAFFLYGPAIIFWELVMGRSRVPQDECFAEFYYSWYFLLSASMLEFFSPFISVAFFNLSIYLSIRRRRLHSRELQLHLQLSEPASTQGEGIPLSNNWGLGMKLAVRGSVHSQASSPSLGKLDPSTNRAAHPSRLSRDKKIAKSLAIIVCVFAICWAPYTLLMIIRAACRGRCIQHHWYEVTFWLLWLNSAINPFLYPLCHSSFRRAFSRILCPKRHTTPPSSVLRVGQ, from the exons ATGTCGGAGGAGATAAGTGATTCCAACTCCACTGGGTACTATTTTGACAATGCCTCAACTCGAGTCCACAGCAGCTTCGCCTTTTCAGGACCTGTATTTGTCAttttgatggtgatgatggtgactTTGGTTATTGTGATAGTTATGGGTAACGCACTTGTCATCTTTGCCTTTAAAGTGGACAAGAGTTTGAGAAAGCAATGCAATTACTACTTCCTGAATTTGGCAATATCAGATTTTCTTGTAG GGGCATTCTgcatcccagtatacatccccTACATCATTACTGGCAGGTGGACACTGGGCAGAGGACTGTGTAAGCTGTGGCTGGTCATAGACTACCTGCTTTGTTCCGCATCTGCCTTCAACATTGTCCTCATCAGCTACGACCGTTTCCTGTCAGTCACCAGAGCA GTAAGTTATCGTGCCAGGCAGAGCATGACTCATCAAGCCATAATTAAGATGATTGCTGTCTGGGTGCTAGCCTTTTTCTTGTATGGCCCAGCTATCATATTTTGGGAGCTGGTGATGGGCAGAAGCCGCGTGCCACAGGATGAGTGCTTTGCAGAGTTCTATTACTCTTGGTATTTCCTGCTGAGTGCTTCCATGCTGgagtttttctctcctttcatctcGGTGGCTTTCTTCAACCTCAGCATTTACCTCAGCATACGCAGGAGGAGACTCCACAGCAGGGAGCTTCAGCTCCACCTTCAACTGAGCGAACCTGCCTCTACCCAAGGGGAAGGTATCCCCTTGTCCAACAACTGGGGGTTGGGGATGAAACTGGCTGTAAGAGGCTCTGTCCACTCCCAGGCCTCCTCTCCGAGTTTGGGTAAACTAGATCCCTCAACCAACAGGGCAGCCCATCCCAGCCGTCTGTCCAGGGATAAGAAAATTGCTAAGTCCCTGGCtataatagtgtgtgtgtttgccatcTGCTGGGCACCATACACCCTACTGATGATCATCCGTGCCGCCTGCAGAGGGCGGTGCATCCAGCATCACTGGTACGAGGTCACCTTCTGGCTCCTGTGGCTCAACTCTGCTATTAACCCATTCCTGTACCCGCTTTGCCACAGTAGCTTCCGCAGGGCCTTTAGCAGGATTCTCTGCCCAAAACGGCATACTACTCCCCCGTCATCTGTCCTTCGTGTTGGCCAGTGA